One genomic segment of Gemmatimonadota bacterium includes these proteins:
- a CDS encoding transcriptional repressor — protein MNNKVLSQVLERAEALCQERGARLTEQRKSALQLLCVAEKPLSAYDLLERMRDVVRNPAPPTVYRALNFLLEQGLVHKLESLNAYVGCAHPDHPHASQFLICDDCGEVAEVEDPSVAMSLKAAGNEKGFRTRRPVVELLGTCAQCISERDDPA, from the coding sequence GTGAATAACAAAGTGCTTTCCCAGGTACTGGAACGAGCCGAGGCGTTGTGCCAAGAGCGCGGCGCGCGGCTGACCGAACAACGCAAGTCCGCGCTTCAACTGCTGTGCGTGGCTGAAAAACCGCTCAGTGCTTACGACCTGCTGGAGCGCATGCGTGACGTAGTCAGGAACCCTGCCCCTCCAACGGTCTACAGGGCACTGAATTTCCTGCTCGAGCAGGGCCTGGTGCACAAGCTCGAAAGCCTGAATGCCTATGTGGGCTGCGCACATCCGGATCATCCGCACGCCAGCCAGTTCCTGATCTGTGACGACTGCGGTGAGGTGGCCGAGGTTGAAGACCCCAGCGTGGCCATGAGTCTGAAAGCGGCGGGCAATGAAAAAGGGTTCCGTACCAGGCGGCCCGTCGTCGAACTGCTGGGAACCTGCGCGCAGTGCATTTCGGAGAGAGACGATCCCGCCTGA
- a CDS encoding metal ABC transporter substrate-binding protein gives MIFKRFILSSVFAACLIAESGAGTARVDTSIDVVASFSILGDMVRQIGGDRVHVTTLVGPGEDAHVYQPTPADARTVAEARLLVVNGLGFEGWIDRLTKASGYNGRVVTATAGVKPLWVGESGHREIDPHAWQSLANARIYVRNIADGLAAVDPAGAEIYRRNAAQYMDEIDAVEAQVRATIDSLPAERRMVVTSHDAFGYLSADFGIEFHAPVGFSTEAEPSAGDVARLIRQINREQIPAVFIDNISDRRLLDQIVRETGAQIGGTLYSDALSKAGGPADTHLGMMLHNIRTLVAALGD, from the coding sequence ATGATATTCAAACGATTTATCCTCTCTTCCGTCTTCGCCGCCTGTTTGATCGCCGAGTCAGGGGCGGGTACCGCACGGGTCGACACCTCCATCGACGTGGTCGCATCGTTCAGCATCCTGGGCGATATGGTCCGGCAGATAGGCGGTGATCGGGTACACGTCACCACCCTCGTCGGTCCCGGCGAAGATGCGCACGTCTATCAGCCGACCCCGGCGGACGCCCGGACCGTCGCCGAAGCCAGGTTGCTGGTCGTCAATGGATTGGGTTTTGAAGGCTGGATAGACCGCCTGACGAAGGCATCCGGGTACAACGGACGGGTGGTGACGGCGACCGCCGGCGTCAAGCCTCTCTGGGTAGGGGAAAGCGGCCACCGCGAGATCGATCCCCATGCGTGGCAGAGCCTGGCCAACGCCCGGATCTATGTCCGCAACATCGCCGACGGATTGGCCGCGGTCGACCCTGCGGGGGCCGAGATCTATCGCCGCAACGCGGCGCAGTACATGGATGAGATCGACGCTGTCGAGGCTCAGGTACGCGCAACGATCGACTCGCTGCCGGCCGAACGGCGCATGGTGGTCACCTCCCACGACGCATTCGGTTATCTGTCGGCAGACTTCGGCATCGAGTTCCATGCCCCGGTCGGTTTCAGCACCGAAGCGGAGCCGTCCGCCGGTGACGTGGCCAGATTAATACGTCAGATCAACAGGGAACAGATCCCGGCCGTCTTCATCGACAACATCTCCGACCGACGCCTGCTCGACCAGATCGTCCGGGAAACCGGCGCGCAGATCGGCGGCACGCTTTATTCAGACGCGCTGTCGAAGGCGGGTGGACCGGCTGATACTCACCTTGGCATGATGTTGCACAACATCCGAACACTGGTCGCCGCCTTGGGCGATTGA
- a CDS encoding metal ABC transporter permease, whose translation MYDAVIAPFVEFGFMRRALVGCLALSLGATPIGVFLTLRRMSLTGDAMAHAILPGAALGYLVAGLSLGAMTLGGVIAGVTVAMLSGLVARTTVAREDSSLAAFYLISLAVGVVIVSTRGSNVDLLHILFGTVLALNDAAIYLVAGIATVTLLGLAVLYRPLVMECFDPGFLRSVSPLSPVGHYSFLVLAVLNLVGGFHALGTLMAVGIMILPAAAARFWTRDLTPLVVIGVLAAFLGGYVGLLLSYHASLPSGPAIILTAGAFYLFSLSFGPDGVIMTHLRPRRHLEA comes from the coding sequence ATGTACGATGCCGTCATCGCCCCCTTCGTCGAATTCGGCTTCATGCGCCGGGCCCTGGTCGGTTGCCTTGCCCTTTCTCTTGGGGCGACCCCCATCGGGGTGTTCCTGACCCTGCGGCGGATGAGTCTGACCGGGGATGCCATGGCCCATGCCATTCTACCCGGTGCGGCCCTTGGATACCTCGTGGCGGGGCTGTCGCTCGGCGCCATGACCCTCGGCGGGGTGATCGCGGGGGTGACCGTGGCCATGCTCTCCGGACTGGTGGCCCGCACCACCGTGGCCCGTGAGGATTCCAGCCTGGCCGCCTTCTATCTGATTTCCCTCGCCGTAGGGGTCGTCATCGTCTCGACGCGTGGCAGCAACGTCGACCTGCTGCACATTCTGTTCGGTACGGTGCTCGCTTTGAACGATGCGGCCATTTACCTGGTTGCGGGCATCGCCACGGTCACCCTGTTAGGGCTCGCTGTCCTCTACCGGCCATTGGTGATGGAGTGTTTCGACCCGGGCTTTCTCCGATCGGTGAGTCCCCTGAGCCCTGTGGGCCACTACAGCTTTCTCGTGCTGGCGGTCCTCAATCTGGTGGGCGGATTTCATGCGCTGGGGACCCTGATGGCGGTTGGGATCATGATCCTACCCGCCGCCGCCGCCCGGTTCTGGACGCGTGATCTCACGCCCCTTGTGGTCATCGGTGTGCTTGCGGCCTTTCTGGGCGGGTATGTCGGCCTGTTGTTGTCCTATCACGCCAGTCTGCCTTCCGGCCCCGCCATCATCCTTACGGCGGGCGCGTTCTATCTGTTCTCACTGTCTTTCGGACCAGACGGCGTAATCATGACGCACCTCAGGCCACGCCGTCATCTGGAAGCATGA
- a CDS encoding metal ABC transporter ATP-binding protein, whose translation MIAPMDSTILRFENLTLGYDRHPAVHHLDYAIRAGALVAVVGPNGAGKSTLLKGTIGRLAPLGGEIRLTGIDTSEIAYLPQQTEIDWSFPISVFDVVAMGLWRQRGASRRFGREGDRMVGEALDIVGLGGFERRPIGTLSGGQMQRALFARLLLQDARLILLDEPFTAIDSATVRDLKGLIRRWHRERRTVVAVLHDLDQVRSEFPETLLLAREQIAAGPTEDVLSPANLDHARRLTEAFDDGAALCVR comes from the coding sequence ATGATTGCGCCAATGGACAGCACGATCTTGCGTTTTGAAAATCTGACCCTCGGATACGACCGCCATCCCGCGGTCCATCATCTCGATTACGCCATCCGTGCCGGGGCCCTCGTCGCCGTGGTGGGACCGAACGGCGCCGGGAAATCGACGCTACTCAAAGGGACCATCGGCAGACTCGCGCCACTTGGCGGCGAAATCAGGTTGACGGGAATCGACACCTCGGAAATCGCGTACCTCCCTCAACAGACCGAAATAGACTGGAGCTTTCCGATTTCGGTCTTCGACGTGGTGGCCATGGGATTGTGGCGGCAAAGGGGAGCTTCCCGTCGATTTGGAAGGGAAGGCGACCGGATGGTTGGCGAGGCCCTGGATATCGTGGGGCTGGGTGGTTTCGAACGGCGCCCCATCGGCACCCTCTCCGGGGGGCAGATGCAACGTGCCCTGTTCGCCCGCCTGCTCCTTCAGGACGCTCGATTGATTCTTCTGGACGAGCCGTTCACGGCCATCGATTCGGCGACGGTGCGGGATCTCAAGGGGCTCATTCGTCGCTGGCACCGGGAGCGGCGGACTGTAGTCGCCGTCCTGCACGATCTGGATCAGGTCCGGTCGGAGTTTCCGGAAACCCTTCTCCTGGCCCGCGAGCAGATCGCCGCTGGACCGACGGAGGACGTCCTTTCACCGGCGAATCTCGATCACGCGCGCCGGCTTACCGAGGCCTTTGACGACGGAGCGGCCCTATGCGTAAGATGA
- a CDS encoding nickel transporter → MRVRCNMWFLLACLCAVAYSMDIHATTMLPVENVAAEQSTGDGHADNRQGVAIWDQVALWIWALQNEFLMGLMREFESLRGKDSVGWALVLTSFIYGVLHAAGPGHGKIVLTTYLLTHRSRLNHGIAMGAAAALLQGVTALVLVCVPIGLAGRLPIDTETASLWATRASFTLLALVGLYLLVRAAGVLSESVRSLRRVAGEVRHVPADPVHGAGSGCRHMPSAAEIDMVGSRPAAAGVVLSIGLRPCSGAVFVLILATAMDLIWYGALSVIAMSIGTAITIVVLAIIATEARAWASTVVAHRSPLWTLAGAGLGALGGTLLVLLGLWALNASFALKTAVGL, encoded by the coding sequence ATGCGGGTCCGTTGCAACATGTGGTTCCTTCTTGCATGCCTGTGTGCCGTCGCGTACTCGATGGATATCCACGCGACAACAATGCTGCCGGTCGAGAATGTCGCCGCCGAACAATCCACGGGTGACGGTCACGCCGACAACAGACAGGGAGTTGCGATCTGGGACCAGGTAGCGCTCTGGATCTGGGCATTGCAGAATGAATTCCTCATGGGCTTGATGCGGGAGTTTGAATCGTTGCGTGGCAAGGATAGCGTTGGCTGGGCTTTGGTGCTGACGAGCTTTATTTACGGTGTCTTGCATGCCGCGGGGCCCGGACACGGGAAGATCGTGTTGACGACCTACCTGTTGACCCACCGAAGCCGGTTGAATCACGGTATTGCCATGGGCGCCGCCGCTGCGCTGCTTCAGGGTGTGACGGCTCTGGTGCTGGTTTGCGTACCGATCGGATTGGCCGGCCGGCTGCCGATAGATACAGAAACGGCATCACTGTGGGCGACGCGGGCCAGTTTCACGTTGCTTGCCCTCGTCGGTCTCTACTTGCTGGTACGCGCGGCTGGCGTCTTGTCCGAAAGCGTTCGCAGTTTGCGGCGCGTAGCCGGCGAAGTCCGCCACGTTCCTGCCGACCCTGTTCATGGGGCGGGCAGCGGCTGTCGGCATATGCCCAGTGCGGCCGAGATCGATATGGTCGGCAGCCGGCCCGCGGCGGCTGGCGTGGTTTTGTCCATTGGACTGCGGCCCTGCAGCGGAGCCGTGTTTGTGCTGATTCTTGCTACCGCGATGGATCTGATCTGGTATGGCGCGCTCTCCGTGATCGCTATGTCCATAGGTACCGCGATCACCATTGTCGTCCTGGCCATCATTGCTACGGAGGCGAGGGCATGGGCGAGTACGGTGGTCGCTCACCGATCACCGCTGTGGACGCTGGCGGGCGCTGGCCTGGGTGCGCTTGGCGGCACGCTTCTGGTACTGCTGGGATTGTGGGCGCTGAACGCGTCGTTTGCACTGAAAACGGCAGTCGGTTTGTAA